Genomic DNA from Prevotella intermedia ATCC 25611 = DSM 20706:
CCACAGCCTTGTCCAATTGCACAGGGTCGGGGTCGGAAGTCTGCGCCGATGCCGACTGAATCGACAAGCACAGAAAAGCCAAAAGGCAACACAGATGCTGCCTAAATGCTGCTAAAAGGTTGTTTCCGTGTATATTATTGCAGCCAAGCAATCTTCTTAACCTCCTTATCTCCATATTTTATAACATCTAAGTCTATCAGCACAATGCCTTGCTTGTGGTTTTCGTGCGTGTCGCCCATTGCTGTTTCTATGTCCTTCAGCTGTTGCACGAGCTGTTGCAACGAAAGCGATGTGGTGAAGTTAGCCAAACAATTCAAGTATCTGTCCGACACGACGCCAACGGGTTCGGTCCACTGCGGTTGTGTGAAGGTTATATCCGAAAACATCGTTTTCAGTCTTTCAATGGCTTCCTTTATATGCTGTTGCTGCTCGGTATTCGAACCAAGCGATATTGTTATCTTCATTTTGGGTATCTGTAAGGAACAGTACAGAGTGTTGAAAGTGCTTTTGTACAGCCAATACAAAGCTACGCACACTTTTCTGTATCAACGATATTGTAGCCCCTGTTATGTCCTTTTAGGTTGCAAAATTACGTTATTCCTACATAAAGACACGATAAACAACACATTATTTATAAAAAATAACAATTGCGAATAAAAAACGTTCAAACGCTTCTTATGAACTCTTAACTTTTTATTAACTTTGTAGCCACATTATATATAGTACTATTTTTTGAATGAAAGAATTTGTTATATCGGAAGTTAAAGCCGAAACTGCCATACTTGTAGGACTGATAACGCAAGAGCAGGACGAAGCTAAGACCAAAGAATACTTAGACGAATTGGAGTTTCTTGCCGATACTGCAGGAGCCGTTACCGTGAAACGCTTTACACAACGTGTTGGCGGACCTAATATGACGTCGTATGTGGGCAAGGGAAAACTTGCAGAAATAAAAGCATACATCAAGGCAAAGGAAGACGAAGATGAACCTATCGGTATGGTAATCTTCGACGACGAGTTGTCGGCTAAACAGTTGAGGAATATTGAAAACGAACTGCAAGTAAAGATTCTCGACAGAACATCTCTCATTCTCGATATATTTGCAATGCGTGCACAGACTGCCAACGCCAAGACACAGGTAGAACTGGCACAATATCGCTATATGTTGCCACGCTTGC
This window encodes:
- a CDS encoding 2-amino-4-hydroxy-6-hydroxymethyldihydropteridine diphosphokinase gives rise to the protein MKITISLGSNTEQQQHIKEAIERLKTMFSDITFTQPQWTEPVGVVSDRYLNCLANFTTSLSLQQLVQQLKDIETAMGDTHENHKQGIVLIDLDVIKYGDKEVKKIAWLQ